Proteins encoded by one window of Arachis hypogaea cultivar Tifrunner chromosome 1, arahy.Tifrunner.gnm2.J5K5, whole genome shotgun sequence:
- the LOC112729595 gene encoding uncharacterized protein gives MANTFNIVWSGPKLDGKFDYSYWETLMSAHLKAQNLWNFIEPGLQEGADATQQRRDQLALSQIHQGVDYTVFGKIENAKSAKEAWNTLKLSYKGVEKAQKAKLQSLRREYEMYEMFSSKTVEQYFTRVTDLVNKMRVYGEDIPDSKVVEKILRTMPMKYDHVVTTILESHDMDIMTIAELQGTMESHISRILEKSEKSIEEALKSRVNLNNVAALSHTKEGRGHGFNFQSRGRGSFRGLSTEEEVEVIFIKKEPISIAFIVESMDTKQHIADSKW, from the exons ATGGCAAACACTTTCAATATTGTATGGTCCGGTCCTAAGTTAGATGGAAAATTTGATTATAGTTATTGGGAGACTTTGATGTCTGCCCATTTGAAGGCCCAGAACCTATGGAATTTCATTGAACCGGGTTTGCAAGAAGGAGCAGATGCTACCCAACAGAGGAGAGATCAATTGGcgctatctcaaattcatcaaggaGTAGATTATACGGTGTTTGGCAAAATAGAAAATGCTAAAAGTGCAAAAGAAGCATGGAACACGTTGAAGCTGTCATATAAAGGTGTAGAAAAAGCTCAGAAAGCAAAGCTACAGTCTTTgagaagagaatatgaaatgtaCGAGATGTTTAGTTCAAAAACTGTTGAGCAATATTTTACTCGTGTTACAGACCTTGTCAATAAGATGAGAGTCTATGGAGAAGATATACCCGATAGCAAAGTGGTGGAGAAAATTCTTCGCACCATGCCGATGAAGTATGACCATGTGGTGACTACGATACTAGAGTCTCACGATATGGATATCATGACGATTGCAGAGTTGCAAGGAACCATGGAAAGCCACATCAGTAGAATATTGGAGAAATCAGAAAAGTCAATCGAGGAAGCCCTGAAAAGTCGAGTGAATTTAAACAATGTTGCAGCATTAAGTCATACAAAAGAAGGACGAGGTCATGGTTTCAATTTTCAAAGTAGAGgcagaggaagtttcagag GCCTGTCAACCGAGGAAGAGGTCGAGGTAATTTTTATCAAGAAAGAACCAATTTCAATTGCTTTCATTGTGGAAAGTATGGACACAAAGCAGCATATTGCAGATTCAAAATGGTGA